The Rhodamnia argentea isolate NSW1041297 chromosome 10, ASM2092103v1, whole genome shotgun sequence sequence atcaacctaccataaaatgattagtggcgactccaaatataaaatctttgcatgaaattgaaccataagttgcgatttggtatgaacTTGGGAGAGACCgagttaagttaattagataattagcttgataatccattagcctaaaaatctgattttttaggtcgcgacaagtgtCAACTtcgatttgagctgacgtggctcgccggaaatccTACCGAGCTAATGTGGCTCGCTAGAATTGACATTGAAGTgagcatttttaaaaaaaattgacatttaggtgattgttttgaaagttttggctttgaagtgatcgttttgactCCCGGTGCACTTATCTTGGTTCACACTCTTGCCAGGACGGGACACAGAATACCGAACACGACACGACAAGTcgacacgtgatttctcaaaaaatagagaatttcggcatactatatattaaatgtatattttttttatatatacatgacaaatttcgacccaaaaaaatatatatgataacttattatttttatgattccatctgcttttcttttttgattttctaaaaaaaattaaaaaaattactaatacataaattaaagcccaattaaaataaaataaattcaggaaaaatatcactaaaaatcaaaaccctCTCTATCTCTATAACTCCAAACaccttctctcttttccttttttcttttttcagtcaCAGTGATTCCTTTATTCAGTTGGAAGATTTCTTTGTCCAAGCCCTTTGCGCCTTTCCTCGAAAGTGCAGTTTGCACGACTAGAGATAATAGTGCGAGGGAGCCTCCGTTggtctccttcttctttctccatcgTCGTCCCACCGCCATCGCAGCCGAAAGTAGGAAACCCTAATTCTCTATTGCCATGGATCCCTAATCCACCTAGTTCCTGCAGGCAAAGGTTGCGATTTCCTCGGCCCCGACCCCTCCGACTTCGAAACCCTAATCTCTCATGGTAAGGCAGCGAGTGGCGAGGCGAGGCAAAGCCGAGAGTAGAGAGACAAAGCGGAGAGGAAGATGAAATTAGGTTAGCGATTTGGGGCTTTCAGATTTTAGTTTCACTTAACTAAGTTTTCCCAAATTATCCCGGGACACTTTTGTTGATTGCATGTCAGAAGGTCGGACACGCGTTGACTACGTGTCGGACACTGTCCCAGTGTATTGgacaccgacacgtgtccgacaagCGAAAAACGCCTTATATCTCGAGTCCGTCCTACATAGAGGGGAATTAGGGTTTTATTGGACCAGTTACCCGTTCGGTCCGGTTTCCCTGGATGACCTAGCCTACAATTTGATTACCCTGACTAATATTTGATAACTTTGTTGATTCACTGTATCATTTGAGATTGCGCATATATTTTGACTGATGTATAATTTAGATTGTCATCTAATAAAGCCTAATATGAGAGGATCGAAAACATTATTTCTAACTCTTCTTGTCATCGTATATAGtcaattgttatttttctttgaaaacctttttttttttcgaagtttcaatttttttttccagtttttcCTGAATTACAATTGTATAGATTAAAATGAGAGAACCGTCAAATTTTGTGCCTGATCCCTCTAATTTTCACAGAATAACCAACATTTCTATTCTTAATGAAATATTGTAACGTGTTCTTCTAAATTACAAGAAAATCTTAGTGCGGGCGTTACGGTAATTGCATTGCTATCGTATATGACGTTAAATTTATATATCGAGTTTGAATCGTTTATGAATATATGTTGATTTGTTAAATCgatttgttcaaagaaaaatatccaCAAACGGCGTGCACCGAGTGACAACTTTCTCTGATCTGAGAATGACACTACAGGATGAAGGAGGGGCACACTTATCTCTATATGGAGCAGATTGTGCATATCTCTTTTTGGTTGTCAAAAGGGCATCTTGTGGGGCCCAttgaagaaaaggacaaaaaaaaggggttgatttctctctctttctttctttctgagtCCTGCAAAATCCCGATTAGTTTTCGCGCATTGCTATTACAACATATAAAATTCAACACAATTTTCGTCCAATTTTAATAAACTTTCCGTGAGAACCATGTTTTATGTTTaaagtgaaatgaaaaattggcaaaataatgaagaatctttttgtttttatttcgaGGAAAATTTcacgataaaggaaaatatttatcaagACTAGAAAAAAGTCTCTCGCTTTTTCGTTTaaggaattcattttcctaactttaaGCATGTATATTTTCTCCGAGCGGAAATGATTTTCTATTGATCAATAGTTTTCAGCAAATTAAATATGCGAAAGTCCATAAAACTAATGCGCAAAAAGTCATTTCACTCTGACAAGCACACCATAAATATAAAATGGTTAGGATGGTAATTTCACAACTTCACAAAATTATTCTGAAATTTAGATAAGATCAAATGTCCCAATATCACGTTCTTCGTCTTGTTCAATCGATAGGATTGATCACGAGATGTCTCCATCAccctaaaagaaaaacaaatcaagGATGAAGGAATTTCCTggataaagtcaaaaaagaataCCACCCGCATTGACGAACCAAAATTTTTTCTACGTCTTGTTAAGAATTACGTATAAAAAGTATTAACTAGTCACTTCACTACACAGATTGAACTTGTACGTTGATACTGATATTTCCTTTTATGAATAAAACGGTCGGGAAACAATGACCACTGACATCGGCATGAATTATATCTTGTTAAGCAAGGTTAGATTTTTCGACTTATACTTGGAGATCAAGAGCCGCCGGCTGGCCCTCACTCGATCTGTGCAAGGCCACGCGATCTAGGCATTGCGGCCTCGTCCGGGGCCAGCAAGGGGACGAATTATCCGAAGAGGATCGCTTAACCGTAGTAAGAGCACGAAAAATTGAGCGTTTCTTATCCCAACCCTTTTTCGTAGTAGAAGTATTTACCGATTCCCTCGGGAAATATGTTGGTCTAGCAGAAACAATTAGGGGATTTAAATTGATGCTTTCCGGAGAATTAGATGGTCTTCCTGAACAAGCCTTTTATTTGGTAGGTAACATCGATGAAGCTACTGCGAAGGCTACGAACTTTGAAATGGAGAGTAAATTGAAGAAATGACCTTAAATCTTTGTGTATTAACCCCTAATAGAATTGTTTGGGATTCAGAAgtgaaagaaatcattttatcTACTAATACTGGACAAATTGGCGTATTACCAAATCACGCGCCTATTGCCACGGTGCCCTTGCCTGGCCTTATTTATATTTGGAGATAAAGGAGGGATGCTTGCCGGTCAATTGATTCTTTTCGAACACTTTCTATGGCTTGTCTTTGCCTTTTGTATGATACCACATAAAATACGTCAAAGGGTCGACAAGAATCAACGTGGTTTATTGTCACAAAAACAGATCCGCTGAAGCACACACGCCAAGTAAACCTAGAATCAAAATGCCAACATTTACTCAAAATACTAGTCAACTAAGTCTCCTGGCTGAATGGAGGCTCATTGGCTCCGGACATCATCGATGAAGCGACCCAAAGACAAGTAAGAAGAGCCACCCTCCGCCAGAGCCTTCCTGCTCTTCTCGCTCATCTCCttcaccttcttcctcctctctccgGCCTCCTCGCCCTCCATTAACTTCCTTATCCCACTCTCTATTTCTCCCGCCGTCACGAGGATGTTGCTCCCTTTGACGAGATCTCTCCGATAGTCCATCTTGATCTCCGCCGCGAGACCGAGCTCCACCACCAGCTCGAACGAGTTGAACTGTTGCTCCGCATACTGGGGCCATGCGACCATCGGCACGCCAAACCATATGCTCTCTAGGGTGGAATTCCACCCGCAGTGCGACACAAACCCTCTGATGGCTCGGTGGGCCAGGACCTCGACCTGTGGGGCCCACCCAATCACTCTTCCAGTGCCGGCCGTCCTGTCAAGGAATCCCTGGGGCAGGACATCCGCAGGGTCTGCGTAGTCACAAGGGGCTTCCAGCTTGCCTTTCGCCGGTGGCCGCCGTAGGGACCACAGGAAGCGGCACCCGCTGCGCTCCAACGCGCAGGCAATCTCTTTCACCTGGCCCTCATCGAAGCTCCCGTAGCTCCCGAAGCACAGGAACAACACCGACGCATCAGGCTGCTGGTCGAGCCAGTCCATGATCTGCAAACCCTTCTTGCTCTCGACCTTGATGTTCAGTATGGGGCCCACAGGGTACACCGCCGGCGCTCCAAGGCCGGCCAAGGCCTCCACCGCGAGTGGTTCCAGCTCGGCGAATGTATTTACCAAAATTCCCTTGGTTTCCCTAAACCTCCGAGCGTGGCCCAAAAATATGCGGCAGTCTTCTTCCATGAACACTTCCGAGGGCAAGAACTTGGCGGCGGGTAGCGGGTTAGCGAAGCACGGGAAGTCCAGCTCGTCGTCAGAGCCCTTGAGCCTGGTCAGATCCATGTGTTTCTCGTCTTGGAGAGACTGAAGGTACAACATGAGTCCGAGGACTGCCACGCCCGACGTGATGAACATGTACGAAGGGACGCCGAACTCGACAGCCACGTCAATCATCGAGGTGCAGAACATGTCAACGACAAGCCCCACGAGCCGTGGCGAGCCACTGGCGGAGAGTTTGGCAACGGCTTCTCGGACGTCAGCTTTGTGGCTCTCCATGAAGTGTGTGAGGACGGCCATCGGGGATGTCTCCGGGGAGGGGTTTTGCTGAGGGAGGAGCACGAAGCGGATGCGGGCAGCGACAGAAGCGGTGAAGGACTCGACACGGGAGTCGATCTCGGAGTCCATGGGGAACTTCATGATGAGGACTGTAACGGAGAGCCGATGGTCGCGGTCAACGAGGAGCTTGGCCATCTCCACCATCGACACCAGGTGGCCAAGGCCGGGGGACGGGATGAGCACAAGCTCGGATGTAGTACTCATGATAACgttgaaatttcttctttttcctcagtGAGTTGAATGGTTTGCGGAGATGATAACGAGGCGGAGGCTCTTATGGAGCTCAATTTAAGAGTCTTTAGTTAATGGGAACCAAGGAACACACAAAAGGATGcggaaagtttttttttttttggtagaatcCAAAAGGATGCGGATAGATCAATAGGACGGAAGTCACGACGTCATGCTAGCTGTGGTCTGCGTTGCCGTCTAGTTTGACTCGCCTCCATTGGATTCTAAGTTTGGGGGGGGAAGcacaaaaaaattaccaattaagccataaactttttagttagattaatttaatcttaaacttatttcaTTAGTATTAATTgcgttcatccgatcaattttgatctgaaattgctgacatgaaaTTGGTTGTTTTACGTGACACgaccggcaccgacgtggacaaattatataatttttttttaaatttttattaatttttgtttcttttgacaACGCGAGGGTCGCTGGCAATGGCTGCCAAGctcttgtcgcgacctaaaaattggctttttcaaggttaacggattattaggttaattagattaattaacctaattcggactctcccaaatcctaccgaatcgcaacttaggttcaattacatgccaagattttaaattggagccgccactaatcttttatggtaggtagattagaaacctaaataaagtattagggagaaaatactttatttcatacgaaccggagattaaatggattcggggacttggttacattaacttttcaattaatgccctctcggtacccgattttcatgaaaaatccttagtttgatgatttgaattaattttttttttggggttttcttttattaaatgcaatgctaatgcaatctacctatatgacatgtgagatgtaatgacatggcaaaaatacgtgacatggcataatgacgtggcaaatatgcatgacaaggaaaatataataatgcaaactaaactataatgctatgcaacgtggatggtattttttttttttggtatatttttgtgtattttcggattcatgaaaaaaataaaggtaaaaactactctaatgtgaagtaacatctaatttaacttaagaaattgatttctcaaagtcctaattttattagacattattttcatgcaaaaagtgaagagaaatgtgatttagcttaagaaaacgtgacatctttttttgggatttttttggaatttatttaaaccatgaaaacaatgaaatttgaacaaaaataaacaatattgcccataaaacacctttaaatccgaaattccgatttttattcacaacatcccccgagattagggttagcaagtgaatatattatagaattaccgtcgtccctatatacatagggcaaaccttgaaattctatttaggaattagcgatccgctcctcgagatcgaggatttgatatctaattcacacgtacgggcacgatcgtacttcgagatcgaagtcatatgttgcctttaatgtacgttttccgagggacaaggcacaattggggagcatgtgttatgggcagttttgtttaaagatgtgcaaatatttattgaattttttaaaatccttaagggattctgaaattttcaaggagataagctcctatccaaaaggatttcaaatcttttaaaatatggaaagattatcttctgaaatttttcaaagtgtattagatagctttccaaattttaaaagatatgttccAATATTCGAATAGATATACCTGGTACTTTCAAAAATTCGATTTGGCTATGAGATATGctcaaacatttcaaaaatctATCGCAATCTTGCAAGATATGATCCAAATCACTTCACAATCAAATTACCGGATAATATGCTAAGTATCCAGGAAGATAAGGATGATATCCCATATTTACTCAGAAATTTTCGAACATACAAGATTTAAGCAACAAACTTCCTCATAGATACGCTCAAAAGTGATCCGAAAGTATATATGCACAATATCCCGAGATGCTCCCAAAttcgaaattttaaattgaGCAACTATAATTTATCTGGAAATCATGCAATATTCATGAAATATTCATGTCGAGCAAATATTCTCATAATATCAACATATTAGAAAATTACCTAATTTGAAGAACCACTTGCCAAGTTGTCCGCGGATGGAACTTACGGCTCCCGTTGACGTTCGGCTCAGAGGATTTGCAAACTGAACCGTCTTGTGGATGGGACCTGCGGATGAACTCACGAGCAGAGTTTGTTGATGTCAATGGTCTCAATTTTGATAAGACTCAATGGTTCACGACTCAATATCGGTGTCCTGCAAAATTAGACGCTAAAAAAATTCTCTAGGAATCCTTGAACAGTGGCGGTTCTGATCTGTTGATTATTGGGGGTTCTTCGTGTGCACATGAAAAGGAGTATCGTCCAAGTGGATGCCCTTCAATGTGTGTAGATATCCCAGAAAGGTCCTCCAAGTGGCGTTTTTTTTCAGAAGCTTTTGACTGAAATATCTTTGACCTTGATTAGCAGAATAATCAAAAAGCAATAGAACCCACCTCTTGGACTCAAAGTTTCGGACCTTCGGTAGTAACGACTGTGGCAATCAAAGGGATCACAAGGTCAGCAGATGGAGCCAACACTGGAGTATGCAGGAAGCGGTCGCCAATCGGAGGAATAAAACAAAACGCCCCCACGAGATGATTCCCAGCCACAACTTTTAGCTTTTGGCCTCTCAATTCTCCCGTGCGTCTCTCGAACTTTCGGAATTTTTCTGAGTGAGGGTCTGTGTGAAATCTCTTTTCCCAACGTGAACGCAgccttgtatttatagaacttGTCTCGACAATCCTAGTAGGAataggagtcaatttggatcgttggatagagagttctagttagaacgggatcgaatgtaagccttagattttaagagtccGTATCCACCAAAACTTTCTGTTATTTGCAGCCAATTAGTGATAAAAtcttagttaagataagactctttaaataaattttgaattttgaccttaaaagagtcctaatctaactaaacacctatcaatttcggccaaagtGAAGTCATCATGTGTGGGCAAAATTTCTTCTCACTTTATGGGCTACCACACGTAATCTTCAAGGTCTTTGGGCCTTAATTAGTTCAACAAGTAATAAACTAAAGGCTTCAATGACCAAAAATGGGCTAGattaaatttgagataaaattcaAGCCACGAGTAAGAGTTATATGACCAAATCAAAACAACTCATGGGCCTGCtttatttatgatttgtcaAAAGCATCCCCTTACTTCCACAAAGAAAAACCACCTGCGGCTCCCACTTGTTATTCCTCCTATGCCCGTacctccttttctttccatgGTAATCCCTCTTGGACACGTAGCAATATAGAGATCATTCCTTGTGACcctaaataaatatgcaatgacagagagtaaatatgcaatgcatgaaaaatttatttttggtgagaactatgactagttctcattttatggtcgaaatggatgattttagaaaaatcaaaatttaggtgtcaacaattgcccctctttgagtggagactcgtagaggtttcgctcaaagactaaaattgaaacctaaattttgcaaatgatatgataatttatttttggtgggagtcttaatcccattttctaatgTGGTAGGAAATAATGCATGCCATGCAAAACAGTAAATGACATGTGCCaaagcttctcttttttccatattaaaGAAACACGCatatggatcgcatacgagcaTACTGTTTTACCGGATACCTCATAAGCTAATGATTCTCTTAACTTCCAAGCTTCTtatgcgaggatcttaaggtactagGCCCATCTGTTATCGAAACTTTCCTCGAtgcgagacgacgcaagatatgtgtgtccttcaagatcacaagagctacgtcgttgtgagtcgataGAAGTGAaaccaagttcacaagagctacgtcgttgtgagttgataaaatgtcaaaatcgccgagtgcatatgtcttcacgatttgacaaatgtgaaccaaaatcataagagctacgtcgttatgattaggtttggatcaaaatcatgggtgcttatgtcgtcatgatttgataaaagggccgagaatcataagagctatgtcattatgagccgactaaaggtcaagatcaccggtgcatatgtctacgtgATCTGAGAccgaaaccataagagctacgtcgttatgatttggtaagatgtcaagatcgcccaggtgcatatgtctacacgatctgacgggagaggcatattgcctgatttgaacaatatttgagaggagtaccaccgaatggaatcgataagtacgaaagaggcatattgcctgaattcaattataacaactatcatcggaagagttgttaatttgaaaagggattcggaaaacttacccgggttctccgaacGGATAATCACGaaacgaggtagattgcttgtatcatacctgtttaatcacttgagatgaacatgatcaattgttaacatgacacgtccacaaattcttgattttttttttgcaaagctccatggggatttgtcaataaggaaataagtctgatccttttgacgagtttgatcaaatcgaatgaggaactaCGATCAAAAAGGACTTccgctcactctcatgaaaaaggttttgaaacccgaccattgatacgggtaagagaaaacactcgGAACcgccatcatcacacttgacaagggtccgagTATTCTCGCAATCGGTATGACCggaccaatctatgaggtcttttgcaaggaccgtaattcgggcttggtcaaagggtttatcaaaaggggactcgtatgagtcatttttggctttgagatgaaatgaaattcttgtcacctgcatcgggtttacaagtcgggaaccccgcaaaatgaagtaaaaatgaacttgctcgcacttcttcgagcgatatttataagcaattcaaaatcctacattaacccaagtgccctaatcgaagagacttttggtaacggttgtaatgtaggttcagtggtaggcctagaaatgaaaggcttatttgcaacaaagggtgcataatgatgagGCTCGgtgaccatctctttgcttagaatggtattcttgcgaGACTCCCTGGGAACATTTGAATGCGTCCAAACCGAGACACCTCTTCATTCCAAAGATTTTCCCAggagttttttcctctttttttttacgggGAAATGgcccccttttctctttttttctttacggGCCGCATTtcccattttattttcctttttttttttgggattttggggtgctcaaaattttgcccattattttctctttctctctttcttcttctttttttttttttttgagtggtaagcctttgcttttcttactccttctctcgcctcttttttttttttttttaaaaggaaggGGTATGTCCAGATCCTACAcattttgctggcaaatctttcgagttcgagtttgccccaaggcattttgctcatttgccgGATGATTTGAAATGATTCCTCGCTagaatgatcaccaattgggttacgagaaatgaatccgccgctcaaattgggtttgcaaagggataaatgtgtatgatgtagagaatgaaatgctcttcgtcatgtctaaggcacttggactaatacagaattcgcatgcaataaatacactcaaagattgatgcaagtgagagcaagaaaattttactcattccttgatctaaaaattgccccgatgtggggttgttcctgacaggggcatgaaatgaaacgccgttcaaaggggtttaTCAACAGACAACCTGTGgtgtttggatagaggaaatgaatgcctcatatcatcttggtcgtcatacttctcgcgagataaccctttaccttgtcggtatggaaactctctcttttcctttgggggttatgatatagacgtgtataggaaatggcttgcctttcatcgtcccgatattcctcattcaaaatgatcaattcagcagaatcaaagaaatttccttaTCGAAAACTCCCacattgaagattaacaatgcgaataggaacaattcaagtacaagtataatgcatgaacactcattagatgaattgtaacttgattaaaatgtcagagcacatcaagcataatatttctttacgacATCAGAATTGTGagggttggtaaaaacacgaccatccatctcattcaaaatcaaagcgcctcccgggagtaccttcttcacaacatacgggccaccatagtttggagcgaacttcccttccgggaagtggaacaatgggcaacaatttcCGCGGGACAAGGTCACCAACCTGGAAGTGtcgaggccgaacctttttgttgaaggatttagcaaccctttgctgatagcactggccatgacatacgGCCTTAAgccgcttttcatcgatcaaatttaatcGGTCCATCCTCCGTTGGATCCAATCAGCCTCGATCGgcttgacttgagataggacccgcaaagaaggaatctccacctcATCGGTAATATCTGCTTCCATCCCGTATACAAGAGAGTACGGGGTTGCCCGATAGATGTTCGAatcgaagtccgatacgccatgagggcaaacggcaacctctcatgccggtcgcgataattctcactgtcttagctaagatcttcttaatgttcttgttggtGCTTCCACCGCCCGTTCATCCGgggacggtatggagaagagttcgagatgcttgatcttgaattccttgaatagATCATCGACCTGCTTGTTGTTCAggtttgaaccattgtcggtgattatggcttcgggcgAACCGTATCGCGCGATAATGTCACGACGGATGAATTTTACGACATTGCGAGCTGTGATCGCCGGGTATGatgtagcttcaatccatttagaaaaatagtcaatagcgacaagaataaatcgatgcccgttagatgctttaggattaataGGACCAATCACGtcgatgccccacatagaaaatggccatggttcggacaaGCGATGCGGCTCGttcggaggaacgttaatcctATCACCATGAATCGGCATTTGTGACGactccggacatgttgaatacaatcactCTCTAAGGTGAGCCGgtaatagcccaacctcatgatcttcttggctagcatgtgtccgttcatgtgcggaccacaaattccttcatgcacttccatcattaGGCGGATCGCTTCGGTGGAATCTATACACTTTAGAAGGACCGAATTGAACGACcgtttgtataaactctctccgctcgagaaaaattttgaggccatcttctttatgtacctttggtcGGACGCGGTACTTTTCTCGGGAAACTCCCCGCTTCCGAATATATGTCTTGATatcgtggtaccatggcttgccgtcgggttcatcggtcatagccatacaatatgccggcttccttagtacctcaatcttcaacggctcaacctcaagtccattagtgacTAACATTGAGGACGgggtagccaaagcatcggcgAATTGATTGTGAGTTCTAGGCAAATACTCGAACGAGATATCGTGAAACTCCTCTACTAATTCATCCAGATACTCGTGGTAGGGCAGCAGTTTGGCATCccgagttttccattttccaactgtttggaggataatcaacgCCGAATCCCCAAACACCTTGAGTCGAGTAACTCCCATTTCGATCGCGGCACGCAAGCCGAGGATAcacgcctcatattctgctatgttatttgtgcaaggaaataccaactttgctgccacaggataatgccgaccaccGGGGGATATTAGGACCGCTCCAAGTGCACGATCCGAGATAAAtttacagctccgtcaaaatacattgtccgAGATGTAATCCTctaccgacatgattcgatcctcggaatgataggcatcatcatctcgccccggattttcggctaggacatccgctataacccgtcccttgattgacttttgggacaaatattgaacatcaaactcagaaatgaggatttgccatttggcaagtctaccaattaaggcgggttgatttagcaagtatttgataggatcgcactctgtcaccagaagcacttggtaatgcaaggtatattgccgaagctcGTGcggtacccggactaacgccgcacatgttttctctgcttcggagtacttcatttccgaagctgtgaatttcttgcttagataataaatggctcgttcttttccatcttcctgcctctcttgggctaacatagcgcccaaagactcactatggattgtgaggtagaggattaaaggttgcccgtatttggaggaacaagcacgggtggattcatCGGATCTTTGCTTCGacttctcaaaagcttcctcacattcgctatcccattcgactagcgcattcttctttaacggcttgaggaacggcttagcggtttcgataagcgagagatgaatcgagcaatatagtttagcctacccatcaaacttcgaacttctttaaccgtcgccggcggcttaagctcacgaatagccttgactttagaagggtcgacttcaataccctttacgcttaccacgaatccgagcggcttgcccgagctggtcccaaagacacatttggcggggttgaggcgtaacttgaactttcgagtccgtcgaacaatttcttcagcgtttcgacgtgatcttctccatgcctagt is a genomic window containing:
- the LOC125316741 gene encoding anthocyanidin 3-O-glucosyltransferase 2-like, with product MSTTSELVLIPSPGLGHLVSMVEMAKLLVDRDHRLSVTVLIMKFPMDSEIDSRVESFTASVAARIRFVLLPQQNPSPETSPMAVLTHFMESHKADVREAVAKLSASGSPRLVGLVVDMFCTSMIDVAVEFGVPSYMFITSGVAVLGLMLYLQSLQDEKHMDLTRLKGSDDELDFPCFANPLPAAKFLPSEVFMEEDCRIFLGHARRFRETKGILVNTFAELEPLAVEALAGLGAPAVYPVGPILNIKVESKKGLQIMDWLDQQPDASVLFLCFGSYGSFDEGQVKEIACALERSGCRFLWSLRRPPAKGKLEAPCDYADPADVLPQGFLDRTAGTGRVIGWAPQVEVLAHRAIRGFVSHCGWNSTLESIWFGVPMVAWPQYAEQQFNSFELVVELGLAAEIKMDYRRDLVKGSNILVTAGEIESGIRKLMEGEEAGERRKKVKEMSEKSRKALAEGGSSYLSLGRFIDDVRSQ